A window of Osmerus mordax isolate fOsmMor3 chromosome 11, fOsmMor3.pri, whole genome shotgun sequence genomic DNA:
ATGCATGCCTCAGGCCAACACAAGACCCCTCTTCTAGAACATTTTAAGGTGCAGCGGCGGGACGTGTATCACTGTACTTCATACCGCTCAGTGGGGATTTCATAAACAATTTATTCCACACATGACAACCCGGTCTGGTTGCGTGCATTACCACAGTCTACCACTAGATAGCAGCGGTAGGCTGTACAGATGCTCATGTCTACTCACTGTCAACTCATTGACAATCTCTTctgtgctgtgaattatattcataAGCAACACTCACACAACAATTTATATTGTAAATCGACATTGTAATCCTTGCAAGTGTGCGCCAGCCGCCAGACCGTTATGTAAACCTGACTGTAGAGGTAAAGGGTCAACAACAATACAGATCCTTCATCGCTAATTATCCTGGCAGGACTACGCTGTCTACAGTGATTCTAACCAAAAAAAATGCATTCAATGTCATTCAATGGATTTTGTGTGAAAGCAAGGAAAAAGGTTTCCAAAGTTTAGTCCACAGACTTGTGTTAAATGTATGCTAAGAGTTTTGTAATCTCAGTACGAACAAATGTGCTAAACCAATTGTAAATTGTTCTTGTTGCTTGCCACTGTTTTGCTAATCTATTTTCGATAGGTCCCCGATTTCGGTATTATATTGTTTGcacaattagtcatttagcagacactcttatccagagcgacttacagtaagtacagggacattaccccgaggcaagtagagtgcagtgccttgcccaaggacacaacataatttgtcacggccggaaatcgaacctgcaaccttatgattaatagcccgattccctaacggctcagccatctgacccccctcgtTTGCAGTCTCAGTCAAGGGCAGAGATCAAGAATTCAAGCGACAAACAACTACCACATGTATATAACTTTATTTTCTGACCAAAGCCTGGGGGTGCTAATGATAAAATCCTTAACAATCCTTCAGTATTGACACAATTATAGGTGTTCATCAGAACTACAAAGTATTGTATTCCTTAAAgtacagatacagtttcaagaaCAACCTGCATGAGCCTCAACAGCTCTTGTAATTAAAACAATAACAAACCAACCAATCTTACTCAACAAATgggtcaaacacacagacactctaaaGGGATGCAGAGATAAAGAGGTCAAACAGAAATTAATATTGAGCACCTTGATGGGTTTCTTATGAAATTACAAATGTGTGCTTCAAAACTGAAAGGTGTCAGCCAGTGTTTACCAAGATTCTACCCAGTCTGACACAGCTTCCCCTCCATTGTTACAGGGGTACAGTATCTTCCCTGTGTCtggtcatgttggactgtagatctggtgttactacatgtgctgtcccagtaggtgcaggccagtagttcttccagctgtgggccatacagaagttctctcaggtggtgactgctgggacagcttggccccagacatcactgctttggggGTTTTCTACTGTGGACACGCATGTGACTCTTCAGATGGCTACTTGTTTTACCTGAAtagtcacagaggtcacagctgtagggcttctctccagtgtggatcctgcagtgaattcTGAAATGGTgagcatggctaaaggttttaccacagatgtcacagctgtagggcttctccccagtgtggatcctgctgtgacgTCTGAAATGGTctgcctggctaaaggttttaccacagaggtcacagctgtagggcttctctccagtatggattctgctgtgaactgtgaaactgctagcatggctaaaggttttaccacagaggtcacagctgtagggcttctctccagtgtggattctgcggtgaattgTGAAACTGTTGGCATgggtaaaggttttatcacagaggtcacagctgtagggcttctctccagtgtggattctgcgatGATCTGTGTAATGGCCAGCCTGGCGAaaagttttaccacagaggtcacagctgtagggcttctctcctgtgtgggtccTGCTATGACCTCTCAAACTCCTATcactgctaaaggttttaccacagaggtcacagctgtagggcttctctccagtgtggatcctgcagtgagctgTGAAATGGGCAGCCTGGCGAAattttttaccacagaggtcacagctgtagggcttctctcctgtgtgggtcctgcggtgaactctgaaatggccagcctggctaaaggttttaccacagaggtcacagctgtagggcttctctccagtgtggattctgcggtgattTGTGTAATTGCTAGCCactctaaaggttttaccacagaggtcacagctgtagggcttctctcgagtgtggatcctgcagtgatatCTGAAACTGCTAGCCTggttaaagg
This region includes:
- the LOC136952297 gene encoding zinc finger protein 235-like, which codes for METHHCDTCGKSLSSSGNLKRHMKIHTGEKPYSCDLCGKTFRQAGHFTAHCRIHTGEKPYSCDLCGKTFNQASSFRYHCRIHTREKPYSCDLCGKTFRVASNYTNHRRIHTGEKPYSCDLCGKTFSQAGHFRVHRRTHTGEKPYSCDLCGKKFRQAAHFTAHCRIHTGEKPYSCDLCGKTFSSDRSLRGHSRTHTGEKPYSCDLCGKTFRQAGHYTDHRRIHTGEKPYSCDLCDKTFTHANSFTIHRRIHTGEKPYSCDLCGKTFSHASSFTVHSRIHTGEKPYSCDLCGKTFSQADHFRRHSRIHTGEKPYSCDICGKTFSHAHHFRIHCRIHTGEKPYSCDLCDYSGKTSSHLKSHMRVHSRKPPKQ